From Tripterygium wilfordii isolate XIE 37 chromosome 13, ASM1340144v1, whole genome shotgun sequence, the proteins below share one genomic window:
- the LOC120012835 gene encoding zinc finger CCCH domain-containing protein 6-like — protein MRLETNLSRKRNRASWAGGNPCQVKLFLAKDSHSDVSDERLQGQLKSSGMLCPPKVGAVLSHCHVRSSGLWRSNDMESQAHFPGSKGCPNVCDKPFRIPQIKWKCPPKFIMRHNWLVAAGEESLERDSQKLREMRLPEAVYPSLSHIPPSPSVSLDIEDQHYDDSLTPEVPLINEEEEAIVIPSDLVAPLNTSTADHLPAGPQHLSSSKTPNTLAFEPAANQKPTSGLLHDVGEKCSPKTLPACQKPSSELLRALDIPAPELLTDLITAAEAAVTAIVKSKEEGSMIDTDLLIKIFSDPIMIQQLMKENGASSGTDTPTLSSKPLTGLVSASYPKPEMVLSPMPATRSSHDVQVRPTVTRMSPQAQLRSITRMSPQSQLQPTVIRMSPQPQLRPTITRTSPQPQLRPVVTTMSPQPQLRPVVTRTSPQPQLQQTVTMMSQPQLQPTVTMMSPQPQLRPTVTRMSPQPQLQPMVTRMSPQPQLQPVVTMMSPQPQLRPMVTRMSPQPQLRPTVTMMSPQPQLRPTVTWTSPQLGYMPVSGVDFGVKQVAPSVPLVGPEPSRVLPPYPLVGMEIGNMFLKPNGMEANLPAMSVQTGSFPVTSFTAMNPSSLHRSPVQSNGFPVPSFVGMQNNQVKNKDYIKSLIREHGVQQEEPQVGHIPPYTASHHNLEREFKPKIQKPCIFFKSSRGCRNGVSCQFLHETCSSTLEAPNPKRMKLGLGGNVKS, from the exons ATGAGACTGGAAACGAATCTATCGAGGAAACGGAACAGGGCGTCGTGGGCGGGTGGTAATCCTTGTCAG GTGAAGCTTTTTCTTGCCAAAGATTCTCATTCAGATGTTAGTGATGAGCGATTGCAAGGTCAATTGAAGTCATCAGGGATGTTGTGTCCACCAAAAGTTGGTGCCGTGCTATCTCATTGTCATGTGAGGTCATCAGGGCTATGGCGATCAAATGATATGGAATCTCAAGCCCACTTCCCCGGGTCTAAAGGCTGCCCCAATGTCTGTGATAAACCGTTCCGCATCCCTCAAATTAAGTGGAAGTGCCCACCAAAA TTCATTATGCGTCACAACTGGCTTGTTGCAGCCGGTGAAGAAAGCCTGGAGAGAGACTCTCAGAAACTGAGGGAAATGAGATTGCCCGAAGCAGTTTATCCGAGTCTGTCTCACATTCCTCCCAG CCCTTCTGTTTCATTGGACATAGAAGACCAACACTATGATGATAGTCTTACACCTGAAGTACCATTgatcaatgaagaagaagaggctaTAGTTATACCATCTGATTTGGTTGCACCACTGAATACCTCTACAGCTGACCACCTGCCTGCCGGGCCTCAACATCTATCATCATCGAAAACTCCTAACACCCTTGCTTTTGAGCCTGCTGCCAATCAAAAACCCACATCTGGATTGCTACATGATGTTGGTGAAAAATGTTCTCCTAAAACTCTACCTGCCTGTCAAAAACCCTCTTCTGAATTACTACGTGCCTTAGATATACCTGCACCAGAGCTGCTAACTGATCTAATTACAGCAGCAGAAGCTGCTGTAACTGCAATCGTTAAAAGTAAGGAGGAAGGAAGTATGATCGACACAGATTTGCTCATTAAAATCTTTAGTGACCCAATTATGATTCAGCAACTGATGAAAGAAAATGGGGCTTCTTCCGGCACAGATACACCAACGTTGTCATCAAAACCCCTTACTGGATTGGTCAGTGCATCATACCCAAAACCTGAAATGGTCCTGTCACCCATGCCTGCAACTAGAAGCTCGCACGATGTACAGGTACGGCCAACTGTAACTAGGATGTCTCCTCAGGCACAATTGCGGTCCATAACTAGGATGTCTCCTCAGTCACAGTTGCAGCCAACTGTAATTAGGATGTCTCCTCAGCCACAGTTGCGACCAACCATAACTAGGACGTCTCCTCAGCCACAGTTGCGGCCAGTGGTAACTACGATGTCTCCTCAGCCACAGTTGCGGCCAGTGGTAACTAGGACGTCTCCTCAGCCACAATTGCAGCAAACTGTAACTATGATGTCTCAGCCACAGTTGCAGCCAACTGTAACTATGATGTCTCCTCAGCCACAGTTGCGACCAACTGTAACTAGGATGTCTCCTCAGCCACAGTTGCAGCCAATGGTTACTAGGATGTCTCCTCAGCCACAATTGCAGCCAGTGGTAACTATGATGTCTCCTCAGCCACAGTTGCGGCCAATGGTAACTAGGATGTCTCCTCAGCCACAATTGCGGCCAACTGTAACTATGATGTCTCCTCAGCCACAGTTGCGGCCAACAGTTACTTGGACGTCTCCTCAGCTAGGTTATATGCCAGTAtctggggtagattttggggtaaAGCAAGTAGCTCCATCAGTTCCTTTAGTTGGGCCAGAACCTAGCCGAGTCTTGCCACCCTATCCATTAGTTGGAATGGAAATTGGAAACATGTTCTTGAAACCTAATGGGATGGAGGCAAACTTGCCTGCAATGTCTGTTCAAACTGGCAGCTTTCCAGTCACTTCTTTCACTGCCATGAACCCCAGTTCTTTGCACAGATCGCCTGTCCAATCGAATGGTTTTCCAGTACCTTCTTTTGTGGGTATGCAAAACAATCAGGTGAAGAATAAAGACTACATTAAGAGCCTCATCAGGGAACATGGAGTTCAACAGGAAGAACCTCAGGTTGGGCATATACCACCATATACTGCTAGCCATCATAACCTGGAGAGAGAATTCAAACCGAAGATTCAGAAGCCTTGCATATTCTTTAAGAGCTCCCGGGGATGTAGGAATGGCGTGTCTTGTCAGTTCTTGCATGAAACATGCAGTAGCACATTGGAGGCCCCTAATCCAAAGAGAATGAAGCTAGGCCTGGGgggaaatgtgaaaagctga